One Cicer arietinum cultivar CDC Frontier isolate Library 1 chromosome 8, Cicar.CDCFrontier_v2.0, whole genome shotgun sequence DNA segment encodes these proteins:
- the LOC101498391 gene encoding uncharacterized protein isoform X3, with the protein MELELGLKITKTIDDNASTSQYQFIKDIGPIFQSRETNTMFILTAHLKGYKKEAIDIKISKDGSKISISGEKPIQEMVMMGWVMHKKMVNVKGFNKVFKIPNGVNLDKIKANYNEEEWMLNVVMPKLVKGICGLKIGEVNEQEFDKGRLELDKNKNVNDHVSSSFEDTSLKGSKDSEFKHMKEGENIMEKMIDDSNKEINEDTIHKEVEESKLRNGESVGENIGKEEYEVMKKLELDQSVGEFIAKKIKDTNHDKESKDQKFDNTSFDKKRFDDVNRDITRGIIKNENEESKLRIEDGKLNEQESKPKMEIKDGEQECVRENDVKEGIDDAMITINKELPKNLPKSTHEESEGLNIKNMQETKDVKEEKVVKEIEYYVEKGEDGRNKRKVAAATIDGSKGFNVAKKEEQKEVMEETLVDSESLMENVEREESKEEDKIEYGIIGKLKGEGSKKIDVDTFEGDTTRDKIEKEIRNKKVDCIDELSEKENVNIGIFDGRKTQNFQDIDQTEDCAKIEKCLHRDNGEKYEKIQNTDGFKKNITKEKDKYDLQEEMSKRRLEESKAIKQDFSMKILDSPNNTKMKKLKDEGNFRKETSNGRSQESKTSIEDFSVKMLDSQDDTRMEKTTEMNKGSSQESKRAKENFPIKMLNPQDDARDGLKETTEQKIKEIRGSIDIESTKVVSFVKKKGNGQKYENIQVDANEDLKNDITNDTTQKESQEEPKILLKVKDQQCLQEQISKERSQESKVAKEDFPMKMSDSPYDPRVGLKKEIEEKLKVIKQSINQESEKVVTFKKKNIVEEKNDNTQVEPNGGLRNEITKTTTQRESEQEPKILIKAKDKKCLQEEMSNDRSQESKDAKENFSMKMLDSHDDTKMEKIKEEMSERSSQESKTTYEDFSKNFFDSARDTNIEKIKDERYVQEEMSKGKSQENKAARGCINEENAKVVSLENEKVMEEKNDNTQVEANGGLRNDITKHTIQKESEEEPKILIKAKDQQCLQEKISKSRSQENTDAKKDFPLKILDSHDDTRMEKIKEEMSKGSSQESKATNKDFPKKNFDSPKDTNMKKIKDMSKGRLQEDFPMKMLDSLDDTKKEKIKEDMSKRKSQDKKSAEEYFPISILDSSVDAIEGLKETINEKIEVTRGSIKEKNAKIVSFEKKKVMEEKNHKTQVEANGGLSNDITMDTTQKESEEEPKILIKAKDQQCMQEKMSKGISQESKDAKEGFLMKMIDSDDDSKERSRETIEKKLKEDFYFQEEMSKERSPQSMVSDFSKKILDSPNDTMMKKTKEEISEGRSQENTTALGNFSMKNLDSSKDTRMEKIKKEMSEGRSHKSNAAKEDFPKKMFVLLDDTRMEEIKDECCLQEEMSKGGSQEIKVSQEDFPIKILDSLNETRMEKIKDECKFQEEMKKGISQENKVAKEDFPTKMIDSPNDAREGLKEATKEKTKVTRWDMNEESEQVVSLDSPDDAREQLKETTNEKIKVIRDTINKESAKVVSIVEKKVKRQKNENEKTEVEKSEGLRNDITKDTIQKESNKKPKILQQCLQEEISKRRSQESSVAKEDFSMKMLDSLDDAREGLKETAEEKVKVNRETINEKSEKVVSFVKKKIKGEKNEKTQVEVNESSTNDITKDTTQKESEEQPKIILKAKDQQNLQEEMSKGRNVESTSAEEFPMQIEEDSFVKRKGKEMFFNESTIKEELQGCEVERVGQNLFNVPNEKHPKFSTIVSKGFKEFEYNGNAKDNNHKTNFESKETHESKDESMKQDILNPKKQKEVGEQVVKPLLSPKQCEVEEKDKLLLCKASLELLQREDPTKDMQNLIEMKPKQRETLKPEIFEDVSQIVEREEYKTTQNVNGDKLKKQGEIIYDGDIEKVDDDKEKRNHETMKTINEKVHPIKYEIDEKEKECLEASLNNNDNAQMESQRPLEQNDYGTQEIKAPKIAPFEGANQQSINEEKRKIEHVIEAIKESPKINNEESEGNDDSFKPHVLEEALDECELKGAKNLIENSGQQYVHYKKTYQTPKGVEENDLNKKEETLIKKVEKKKTNESTKPKLEYEIPKVEEVEEEEEEEKEEERNIHVLEATISKEEDKVEQKGLNKFAPLKEPFHSLDEVAQQSKLSNSSCTQQFEVEREEEKTKKKDSKIDIQESTKIETGQEVEQCTTNKDEEAKHGIEEIDESYDEVLEEQKECKDETSEGKKDNPKISKKLLVPLVIAGFVTLVVFFVRLRRARKRYNVR; encoded by the exons ATGGAGCTAGAATTGGGACTCAAAATCACTAAAACTATAGATGACAATGCTTCCACCTCTCAGTATCAATTTATCAAGGATATAGGGCCAATTTTTCAATCCAGAGAAACAAACACCATGTTCATCCTCACTGCTCATCTTAAag GTTATAAGAAGGAAGCCATTGACATAAAGATTAGTAAAGATGGAAGTAAGATTTCCATTAGTGGAGAGAAACCAATTCAAGAAATGGTAATGATGGGATGGGTAATGCACAAAAAAATGGTTAATGTTAAAGGATTTAATAAGGTTTTCAAAATTCCTAATGGTGTGAATTTGGATAAGATCAAAGCAAATTACAATGAAGAGGAATGGATGTTGAATGTTGTCATGCCAAAATTGGTAAAAGGGATTTGTGGTCTTAAGATTGGGGAAGTCAATGAACAAGAATTTGATAAAGGGAGATTAGAactagacaaaaataaaaatgtaaatgatcATGTTTCTAGTAGTTTTGAAGATACAAGCCTAAAAGGGTCTAAAGATTCTGAATTTAAACATATGAAGGAAGGTGAAAATATTATGGAGAAGATGATTGATGATTCCAACAAGGAAATAAATGAAGATACAATACACAAAGAAGTTGAAGAATCTAAGTTGAGAAATGGAGAGAGTGTAGGAGAAAATATTGGTAAGGAAGAATATGAAGTAATGAAGAAATTAGAACTAGATCAAAGTGTTGGTGAATTTATAGCAAAGAAAATTAAAGATACAAACCATGATAAAGAGTCTAAGGATCAAAAGTTTGACAATACAAGTTTTGATAAGAAGAGGTTTGATGATGTTAATAGGGACATAACTAGAGgcattataaaaaatgaaaatgaagaatcTAAGTTGAGGATTGAGGATGGAAAGTTAAATGAGCAAGAATCTAAGCCTAAGATGGAAATTAAAGATGGAGAACAAGAATGTGTTAGAGAAAATGATGTTAAGGAAGGAATTGATGATGCAATGATAACTATAAATAAGGAGTTACCTAAGAACTTACCTAAAAGTACTCATGAGGAAAGTGAGGGattgaatattaaaaatatgcAAGAAACAAAAGATGTCAAAGAAGAAAAGGTGGTTAAAGAGATTGAATATTATGTGGAGAAGGGTGAAGATGGAAGAAACAAAAGGAAGGTTGCGGCGGCGACAATCGATGGAAGCAAAGGATTCAATGTTGCAAagaaggaagaacaaaaagaggTTATGGAAGAAACATTGGTTGATAGTGAAAGTTTAATGGAAAATGTGGAAAGAGAAGAATCCAAGGAGgaagataaaattgaatatgGTATTATAGGGAAGTTGAAAGGAGAGGGATCTAAAAAGATTGATGTTGATACTTTTGAAGGAGACACAACTAGGGACAAAATTGAGAaagaaattagaaataaaaaagttgATTGTATTGATGAGTTAAGTGAGAAAGAGAATGTTAATATTGGAATATTTGATGGaagaaaaacacaaaattttcaAGACATTGATCAAACTGAAGATTGtgcaaaaattgaaaagtgTTTGCATAGAGATAATGGAGAGAAATATGAGAAGATACAAAATACTGATGGTTTCAAGAAGAACATAACAAAGGAGAAAGATAAATATGATTTGCAAGAAGAGATGAGTAAAAGAAGATTAGAAGAAAGTAAGGCTATAAAACAAGATTTTTCAATGAAAATCTTAGATTCACCAAATAATACaaagatgaagaaattaaaag ATGAAGGAAATTTTAGAAAAGAGACAAGTAATGGAAGATCACAAGAAAGCAAGACATCAATAGAAGATTTTTCAGTGAAAATGTTAGATTCACAAGATGATACAAGAATGGAGAAAACAACAG AGATGAATAAAGGAAGTTCACAAGAAAGCAAGAGGGCAAAAGaaaattttccaataaaaatgttaaatccACAAGATGATGCAAGAGATGGATTAAAGGAGACAACTGAGCAGAAAATAAAAG AGATCCGAGGAAGTATCGACATAGAGAGTACAAAAGTAGTATCATTTGTGAAGAAGAAAGGAAATGGacaaaagtatgaaaatatacaAGTGGACGCAAATGAAGACTTGAAAAATGATATAACTAATGATACAACACAAAAAGAAAGTCAGGAGGAACCTAAGATTCTATTAAAGGTTAAAGATCAACAATGTTTACAAGAACAAATTAGTAAAGAAAGATCACAAGAAAGCAAGGTTGCAAAAGAAGACTTTCCAATGAAAATGTCAGATTCACCATATGATCCAAGAGTGGGattaaagaaagaaatagaggAGAAATTAAAAG TGATCAAACAGAGTATTAACCAAGAGAGTGAAAAAGTTGTTACAtttaagaagaagaatatagTGGAAGAGAAAAATGACAACACACAAGTGGAACCAAATGGAGGTTTGAGAAATGAAATAACTAAGACTACAACACAAAGAGAAAGTGAGCAAGAACCTAAGATTCTAATAAAGGCTAAAGATAAAAAATGTTTGCAAGAAGAGATGAGTAATGATAGATCACAAGAAAGCAAGGATGCAAAAGAAAATTTTTCAATGAAGATGTTAGATTCACATGATGATACTAAGATGGAAAAAATAAAAG aaGAGATGAGTGAAAGAAGTTCACAAGAAAGTAAGACAACATATGAAGATTTTTCAAAGAATTTTTTTGATTCAGCAAGAGATacaaatatagagaaaattaaAG ATGAACGCTATGTTCAAGAAGAGATGAGTAAAGGaaaatcacaagaaaataaGGCTGCACGAg GGTGTATCAACGAAGAGAATGCAAAAGTTGTATCATTGGAGAATGAGAAAGTAATGGAAGAGAAAAATGACAATACACAAGTGGAAGCAAATGGAGGTTTGAGAAATGATATAACTAAACACACAATACAAAAAGAAAGTGAGGAGGAACCTAAGATTCTAATAAAGGCTAAAGATCAACAATGTTTGCAAGAAAAGATAAGTAAAAGTAGATCACAAGAAAACACGGATGCAAAAAAAGATTTTCCATTGAAAATATTAGATTCACATGATGATACAAGAATGGAGAAAATAAAAG AAGAGATGAGTAAAGGAAGTTCACAAGAAAGTAAGGCAACAAATAAAGATTTTCCAAAGAAAAATTTTGATTCACCAAAAGATACgaatatgaagaaaattaaag ATATGAGTAAAGGAAGATTACAAGAAGATTTTCCAATGAAAATGTTAGATTCACTCGATGATACAAAGAAGGAGAAAATAAAAG AAGATATGAGTAAAAGAAAATCACAAGACAAGAAGTCTGCAGAAGAATATTTTCCAATCAGTATATTAGATTCGTCAGTTGATGCAATAGAGGGATTAAAAGAAACAATAAATGAGAAAATAGAAG TGACTAGAGGGAGtatcaaagaaaaaaatgcaaaaattGTATCATTTGAGAAGAAGAAAGTAATGGAAGAGAAAAATCACAAGACACAGGTTGAAGCAAATGGAGGTTTGAGTAATGATATTACTATGGATACAACACAAAAAGAAAGTGAGGAGGAACCTAAGATTCTAATAAAGGCTAAAGATCAACAATGCATGCAAGAAAAGATGAGTAAAGGTATATCACAAGAAAGTAAGGATGCAAAAGAAggttttttaatgaaaatgatAGATTCAGATGATGACTCAAAAGAGAGATCAAGGGAAACAATAGAGAAGAAATTAAAAG AGgatttttattttcaagaaGAGATGAGTAAAGAAAGATCACCACAAAGTATGGTTTCCgatttttcaaagaaaatattagATTCACCAAATGATACAATGATGAAGAAAACTAAAG AAGAGATAAGTGAAGGAAGATCACAAGAAAACACAACTGCACTAGGGAATTTTTCAATGAAAAACTTAGATTCATCAAAGGATACAAGGATGGAGAAAATAAAAA AAGAGATGAGTGAAGGAAGATCACACAAAAGTAATGCTGCAAAAGAAGATTTTCCAAAGAAAATGTTTGTTTTACTAGATGATACAAGGATGGAGGAAATTAAAG ATGAATGTTGTTTACAAGAAGAGATGAGTAAAGGAGGATCACAAGAAATCAAGGTTTCTCAAGAAGattttccaataaaaatattagattcACTAAATGAGACAAGGATGGAGAAAATAAAAG ATGAATGTAAATttcaagaagagatgaagaaaggAATATCACAAGAAAACAAGGTTGCAAAAGAAGACTTTCCAACTAAAATGATAGATTCACCTAATGATGCAAGAGAGGGATTAAAGGAAGCAACAAAGGAGAAAACAAAAG TGACTAGATGGGATATGAATGAAGAGAGTGAACAAGTTGTATCTTTAGATTCACCGGATGATGCAAGAGAGCAATTAAAGGAAACAAcaaatgagaaaataaaag TGATTAGAGACACTATCAACAAAGAGAGTGCAAAAGTTGTATCAATTGTGGAGAAGAAagtaaaaagacaaaaaaatgaaaatgaaaagacCGAAGTGGAAAAAAGTGAAGGTTTGAGAAATGATATAACTAAGGATACGATACAAAAAGAAAGTAACAAGAAACCTAAGATTTTACAACAATGTTTGCAAGAAGAGATAAGTAAAAGAAGATCACAAGAAAGCAGTGTTGCAAAAGAAGATTTTTCAATGAAAATGTTAGATTCATTAGATGATGCAAGAGAAGGATTAAAGGAAACAGCCGAAGAGAAAGTAAAAG TGAATCGAGAGACTATCAACGAAAAAAGTGAAAAAGTTGTATCATttgtgaagaagaaaataaaaggagagaaaaatgaaaagaCACAAGTGGAAGTAAATGAAAGTTCAACGAATGATATAACTAAGGATACAACACAAAAAGAAAGTGAAGAACAACCTAAGATTATATTAAAGGCTAAAGATCAACAAAATTTGCAAGAAGAGATGAGTAAAGGAAGAAATGTGGAAAGCACAAGTGCTGAGGAGTTTCCCATGCAAATAGAAGAAGAttcttttgtaaaaagaaaGGGTAAGGAAATGTTTTTCAATGAATCTACAATAAAGGAAGAACTTCAAGGATGTGAAGTTGAAAGAGTTggtcaaaatttatttaatgtgcCAAATGAAAAacatccaaaattttcaacaataGTAAGTAAGGGATTTAAGGAGTTTGAATATAATGGGAATGCAAAGGATAATAATCATAAGACAAATTTTGAAAGCAAGGAGACACATGAATCAAAAGATGAAAGTATGAAGCAAGATATTTTAAATCCAAAGAAACAAAAAGAAGTTGGAGAACAAGTGGTTAAACCATTATTATCACCTAAACAATGTGAAGTtgaagaaaaagataaattattattatgtaaagCATCTTTAGAATTATTACAAAGGGAAGATCCTACAAAAGATATGCAGAATTTGATTGAAATGAAGCCTAAACAAAGGGAAACTTTGAAGCCAGAAATTTTTGAAGATGTTAGTCAAATAGTTGAAAGAGAAGaatacaaaacaactcaaaatgTTAATGGTGACAAGTTGAAGAAACAAGGTGAAATTATATATGATGGTGATATTGAAAAGGTTGATGatgataaagaaaaaagaaatcatGAAACAATGAAAACAATAAATGAGAAAGTTCATcctataaaatatgaaattgatgagaaagaaaaagaatgcCTTGAAGCAAGCCTAAACAATAATGATAATGCACAAATGGAAAGTCAAAGGCCCCTTGAACAAAATGATTATGGAACACAAGAGATTAAAGCACCAAAAATTGCACCATTCGAAGGAGCTaatcaacaatcaataaatgaagaaaagagaaaaatagaaCATGTTATTGAAGCAATAAAAGAGTCACCAAAGATAAACAATGAGGAGAGTGAAGGAAATGATGATAGTTTTAAACCACATGTCCTTGAAGAAGCACTTGATGAGTGTGAATTGAAAGGTGCCAAGAATTTAATAGAGAATAGTGGTCAACAATATGTGCATTATAAGAAAACATATCAAACACCAAAGGGTGTAGAAGAAAATGATTTgaataaaaaggaagaaactcTAATAAAAAAGGTGGAGAAGAAAAAGACTAATGAATCAACAAAGCCAAAATTGGAATATGAAATTCCAAAGGTAGAAGaagtagaagaagaagaagaagaagaaaaggagGAGGAAAGAAACATTCATGTACTAGAAGCAACCATTTCTAAAGAAGAAGATAAGGTTGAACAAAAAGGTTTAAATAAATTTGCACCTCTAAAAGAACCATTTCATTCCTTAGATGAAGTGGCTCAACAATCAAAGCTTTCAAACTCATCATGCACTCAACAATTTGAAGttgaaagagaagaagaaaaaacaaagaaaaaggaCTCTAAAATAGATATTCAAgagtcaacaaaaattgaaacagGACAAGAAGTTGAACAATGCACAACAAACAAAGATGAGGAAGCAAAACATGGAATAGAAGAAATTGATGAATCATATGATGAAGTGTTAGAGGAACAAAAAGAATGTAAAGATGAAACAAGTGAAGGGAAAAAGGACAATCCTAAAATATCAAAGAAATTGTTGGTTCCATTGGTCATAGCAGGATTTGTCACTCTAGTAGTTTTCTTTGTTAGGCTTAGAAGAGCTAGAAAAAGATATAATGTGAGATAA